A part of Sandaracinaceae bacterium genomic DNA contains:
- the rimO gene encoding 30S ribosomal protein S12 methylthiotransferase RimO encodes MPAPKTIHFISLGCAKNRVDTEVMLGVSGLSGFAPVDDPEAAEVIVVNTCGFIDAAKEESVDTILEMAELKRSGACKKLVVAGCLSQRYAKDLELEMPEVDHFLGSSDMLKLGEVLDPRAAAARMLVGNPAEWTIRATDPRTLTQRGHSAYMKIAEGCNRQCSFCAIPGIRGKQRSRTVEDVVMEATQLAERGVVELNLVSQDTIAFGRDLTQKATLAQLIEALGEVSGISWIRVHYLYPEALTEPLVELFAKHPKVLPYIDMPLQHAADSMLMRMRRGHGGERLYRVVDTLRQNIPDMVFRTTFIVGHPGETDADFAELKKFVQYSEFDHVGVFRYSHEEDTHAGTMTDLVEPEVIAARHEELMGLQRPISRDKLEARVGTELEVLVDGESDESEFLLEGRWWGQAPEVDGKIYLANGEAEPGEIRRALVRDAGDYDLVADLLDRDGNWTAPPGVERPERRTARSRPKKKQLRVM; translated from the coding sequence ATGCCTGCCCCGAAGACCATCCACTTCATCTCCCTCGGATGCGCCAAGAACCGCGTCGACACCGAGGTGATGCTGGGCGTCTCCGGGCTGTCCGGCTTCGCGCCGGTAGACGATCCCGAGGCCGCCGAGGTCATCGTGGTGAACACCTGCGGGTTCATCGACGCGGCCAAGGAAGAGTCCGTGGACACCATCCTCGAGATGGCCGAACTCAAGCGCAGCGGCGCATGCAAGAAGCTGGTGGTCGCGGGCTGCCTCTCGCAGCGCTACGCCAAGGACCTCGAGCTGGAGATGCCCGAGGTGGACCACTTCCTCGGCTCGAGCGACATGCTGAAGCTGGGCGAAGTGCTGGACCCGAGGGCCGCCGCCGCCCGCATGCTGGTGGGCAACCCCGCCGAGTGGACCATCCGCGCTACGGACCCGCGCACGCTCACCCAGCGCGGGCACAGCGCGTACATGAAGATCGCGGAGGGCTGCAACCGTCAGTGCAGCTTCTGCGCCATCCCCGGCATCCGCGGCAAGCAGCGCTCGCGCACGGTGGAAGACGTGGTCATGGAGGCCACGCAGCTGGCCGAACGTGGCGTGGTGGAGCTCAACCTGGTCAGCCAGGACACCATCGCATTTGGGCGCGACCTCACCCAGAAGGCCACCCTGGCGCAGCTCATCGAGGCCCTGGGCGAGGTGAGCGGCATCTCTTGGATCCGCGTGCACTACCTGTACCCCGAGGCGCTCACCGAGCCGCTGGTGGAGCTGTTCGCCAAGCACCCGAAGGTGCTGCCCTACATCGACATGCCGCTGCAGCACGCGGCCGATTCCATGCTCATGCGCATGCGGCGCGGCCACGGGGGCGAGCGGCTCTACCGCGTGGTGGACACGCTGCGGCAGAACATCCCCGACATGGTGTTCCGCACCACGTTCATCGTGGGGCACCCGGGCGAGACCGACGCGGACTTCGCCGAGCTGAAGAAGTTCGTGCAGTACTCCGAGTTCGACCACGTGGGCGTGTTCCGCTATTCGCACGAAGAGGACACACACGCGGGCACCATGACCGACCTGGTGGAGCCTGAGGTCATCGCGGCGCGCCACGAAGAGCTGATGGGCCTGCAGCGGCCGATCAGCCGCGACAAGCTCGAGGCGCGCGTGGGCACCGAGCTCGAGGTGCTGGTGGACGGCGAGAGCGACGAGAGCGAGTTTCTGCTCGAGGGCCGCTGGTGGGGTCAGGCGCCCGAGGTGGACGGCAAGATCTACCTGGCCAACGGCGAGGCGGAGCCCGGCGAGATCCGGCGGGCGCTGGTGCGCGACGCGGGGGACTACGATCTGGTGGCGGACCTGCTGGACCGTGACGGGAACTGGACCGCGCCGCCCGGCGTGGAGCGCCCGGAGCGCCGCACGGCGCGCAGCCGGCCGAAGAAGAAGCAGCTCCGGGTGATGTAG